The Longimicrobiales bacterium DNA segment CAGCAGCTCCTCCCACCCAGCCAGACCGACCAGGAAACGGCTGCCGAAGAACGCGAGCAGAGACCCTATCCCCACAGTACCCGCCAGGCCGAACGACGGCGTCTTCAACTCGAACAGGATGCCGAGGAAGCCGAGCGTGAGCAGCAGCGGCGCAACGGTCGGGTGTGTCAGGAACCGCACCACGTTCTCCGCCCAGTTCGCCTCGGTGCTTGCGACGGCCGCGTTGCCCAGACCGGTTCCGGCGAGCAGGTCGTTCAGGTCCTGGACCTCTTCCGCGTAGCCGAGCCGCGTCGCCTCCTCCGTGGTGAGCGTGAGCAGCTTGCCCGCTTCGACGACGCCCTCGATCTCGATTTCCTCGTCCACCATCGCCTCGGCAATGCGCGGATCGAGCCCTCGCTCCTGGGCGAGCGTGCGCATCTCGCCGCGCATCACGCTCACGATCTTTTCGGACGCCTTGTCACCGCTGCCGTCGACCGGGGTCGCAGCACCCAGGATCGCGCCCTCGCGCATGTAGATGCGGTCCGTGGCAAGTGCGATCATGGCACCCGCACTGAGCGCGCGGCGGTTCACATATGCATAGACGGGAGTGTCCGTTTCGCGTACGGCGTCGACGATCTCCTGCGCGGCATCGATGCGCCCCCCGGGCGTGTCGAGCTCCAGGATCACCGCCCGCGCTTCCGCGGCTTCCGCCTCGTCGATGCTGCGGCTGATGAACGGGGCGAGCCCGAGCTCGATCACGCCGTCCACCGGGACGCGGTAGACGACGGCACCGGTCTCGGTCGGGTCCGGGGCGGAAGGCCGCAGCGCGATCCAGGTGAGGCCCGCCAGGACGCTGAGCACGAGCGCAGCTCCAGCGGCGAGGCGAGTTGCGATGCGGTTCGGTGCCATACCGACAGTACCGGTGATGTGGGGAGGTGTTCCGCGCGCGCACACGTGCACGCCCGTGGTGCCTGCACTGCCGCGCAGCCTTCCAGGCGTCGGAAACGGCCGGTCACCAGCCGCCGGGGCGGGCTGCGGCTACACGTCGAAGCTACCGGGCACGCCCGCTAGCAGCAAGCAGTTCGGGCACTTGACCCCCTCCCCTGCGCGCGTCTAGGTTGGCGGCGACGACGTCTTGGAACGAGCGTTCACTCGAAGCAGCAGGACATGGGCGAGCCCCGGCGCACCTACGACGACAAGCTCGAGCGGCTGCTGCAGACGGCGGCCGCGGTGTTCGCCGAGAAGGGGTACCACCCCGCGAGCATCCGCGACATCAGCCGGGCGACCGGGACCAGCCTGTCCGGCCTCTACTACTACTTCCGCAGCAAGGAAGAGCTGCTCTTCCTGATCCAGGACCATTGCTTCACCACGGTGCTGGAGAACCTGCAGCGGCGGCTGCGCGGCGTCAGCGCTCCCGAGGAGCGCCTGCGGGTACTGGTGGACAACCACCTGCGCTTCTTTGCCGCGAACATGAACGAGATGAAGGTGCTCTCGCACGAGGCGGCGTCGCTCAGCGGGGAGTACCGCAACCAGGTCAACGCGCACAAGAAGCGCTACGTCGAGCTGTGCGCCTCGATCATGGCCGGGCTGTCCCCGGACGACTCGGCTGCCGAGCACCGCGCCGCGGCGCTTTCGCTCTTCGGCATGATGAACTGGATCTACACCTGGTATCACCCGGAGCGGGACCTGCCCGTGGACGAGCTCGCCGCCATGATGACGCGGGTATTCCTCGGCGGGTACCGCGAGAACCAGTCAGCGGCAGAGCACGCGATCGGCGACGACGCCGTGGCCGCGCCGTCGATCTGGCGCCGCTGAAGCAGGCCGGCAGCGCGGCGTAAGCGGCGCTGCACACTACCATCAGGACGTCATGCGACGTCCCCGATCCGGCAACCCCGCGCACTCGACGCGCACAGCCGTCGCATGGCGCGACGATGCAAACTCCTCGGAGGCATGATGGCGACCAGGATGGAAGAAGCACAGGACACCGCGCAGCGGACGCTGGTGCATTACGAGGCGGCCGACGGCGTGGCGGTGATCACGCTCGATGACCCGCCGGCCAATACATACACCTACGAGATGTTCCAGCAGATGGACGCGGCGATCCTGCGGGCGCGCATGGACGACGACGTGTACGTGATCGTGCTGACCGGTGGTTGCGAGAAGTTCTTCTGTGCGGGTGCCAGCATCAACATGCTGAACACGGTAACCCCGACCTTCAAGTACTACTTCTGCCTGCATGCGAACGAGACGCTGAACCGTTTCGAGCAGACGCCCAAGCTGGTGATCGCGGCACTCAACGGGCACACGGTGGGTGGCGGGATGGAGATCGCGATGGCGGCGGACCTCCGCATCGCGCGCCAGGGTGGCGGCAAGATCGGCCTTCCGGAGGTGAACCTCGGCGTGCTGCCGGGCACTGGCGGCACGCAGCGGCTGACGCGCCTGGTGGGCAAGGCGAAGGCGATGGAGCTGATGGTGACCGGGCGGACGTTCGACTTCGAGGAGGGCCGGCAGCTCGGCATCATCAATGACATCTTCGAGGCATCGAGCCGCGAGGATTTCATGGCGAAGGTGCTGGAGTACGCGAAGCAGTTCACGCCGCCGAACATGGCCGCAAAGGCGATCGGCAACATCAAGCGCAGTGTGCAGACGGGCGGCGAGCTGCCGTTCCAGGACGCGCTGGCGGTGGAGCGCGAGCTGCAGCAGCTCCTCTTCCAGAGCGAGGACGCGAAGGAGGGCCTCGCCGCTTACGTTGACAAGCGCAAGGCGTCCTTCAAGGCTCGCTGAGGAGCGGTGATGGCGACGACGCAGATCGGGGTCGAGCGCAGGGCACAGGACCGGCTCTGGATCGGTGGTGAATGGGGCGCCGCTGCGGGCGGCGCCACGTTCGCGACGTACAACCCGTCGACCGGCGCGGAGCTGACGCAGGTAGCGGCCGGTGAGGCGGCCGACATCGATCGCGCCGTCGCCGCTGCACGACAGGCCTTCGAGGATCCGTCCTGGTCGCGCATGGACGCGGCCGACCGTGGCGAGATCCTGTGGCGCATGGCGGACCTGATCGCCGCTCGCGCCGACGAGCTCGCGCGCCTCGAAACGCTGGACAACGGCAAGCCGCTGCGGGAAGCGCAGATCGACATCGCGACGGCGGTCGATGCGCTTCGCTACTACGCGGGCTGGGCGACCAAGCTGCAAGGCGAGACGATCCCCGTGCGGGGCAACGTGCTGAACTACACGCTGCGCGAGCCGCTGGGTGTGGTCGGTGCGATCATCCCATGGAACTTCCCGCTCGTCATGGCAGCGTGGAAGGTCGCGCCGGCGCTGGCGTGCGGGAACACGGTCGTGCTCAAGCCCGCCGAGCAGACGCCGCTGACCGCGCTGGAGCTGGCGGCGATCGCGCAGGAGGCCGGACTGCCGGCCGGTGTGCTGAACGTGGTGACCGGCCTCGGCGAGACTGCCGGTGCCGCACTGGTCGCGCACCCGGACGTCGACAAGATCGCGTTCACCGGCTCGACGCAGGTCGGCAAGCTGATCATGCGCGAGGCCGCAGCAACGCTGAAGAAGGTGTCGCTGGAGCTGGGTGGCAAGTCGCCGAACATCGTGCTCGCCGACGCCGACCTGGATGCCGCAGTGCGCGGCGCGTTCGCTGGCATCTTCTACAACAACGGCCAGTGCTGCACCGCCGGCTCGCGGTTGCTGGTGCACGAGAGCGTGCAGGACGCGCTCCTCGAGAAGCTGGTCGAGCGCGCAGCGAAGATGCAGCCCGGCGATCCGCTCGATCCGAAGCGTCGCATGGGTCCCGTGATCTCCGCGGAGCAGCTCGAGCGCGTGGTCGGCTACATCGAGAAGGGCCGCGCCGAGGGCGCGGAGCTGCTGACCGGCGGCGGCCGCGCGCAGTACGAGAACGGCTGGTGGGTGCAGCCCACCGTTTTCCGGGGCGTCACCGAAGAGCAGACCATCGCGCAGGAAGAGATCTTCGGCCCCGTGCTGGCGACGATCCCCTTCACCGACGACGACGAGGCGATCGCGATTGCGAACCGCTCGATGTACGGCCTCGCCGCGGGTGTCTGGACCTCGAACGTGAAGCGGGCGCACCGCTTCGCACGCGCACTGCACGCCGGCACGATCTGGATCAACACCTATCACCCGCTCGATGCTGCGTCGCCGTTCGGCGGCTACAAGCAGTCCGGCTTCGGGCGTGAGCTGGGCGGTCACGCACTCGAGCTGTACACCCAGGTGAAATCGGTCTGGGTGGACCTGAGCTGAGGCACGCGTGAGCAGACAGGCATACATCATCGACGCCGTACGAACACCCGTCGGCCGGCACGGCGGCGCGCTCGCCCGCGTACGCCCCGACGACCTGGCGGCGGTCCCGCTGCGGGCGCTCGTCGCACGTACCGGCATCGATCCCACCGCTATCGAAGACGTGCTCCTCGGCTGCGCGAACCAGGCGGGCGAAGACAACCGCAACGTCGCACGCATGGCATCGCTGCTGGCCGGGTATCCGATCGAAGTCGCGGGCCAGACGATCAACCGGCTGTGCGGCTCGGGGCTGCAGGCCGTGAACAGCGCACAGCAGGCGATCGCGGCGGATGCGGGTGACGTGTTCGTCGCGGGCGGCGTCGAGTCGATGAGCCGCGCGCCATACGTCATGCTGAAGCCGGAGGAGGGCTTCGCGCGCGGTGCACCCGCGGTCGCCGATACCGTCCTCGGCTGGCGCTTCACCAACCCGCTGTTCCCCAAAAATTACACCATCGCGCTCGGCGAGACCGCTGAAGTCGTTGCGGAGCGCTGCGGCGTCACGCGCGAGGCGCAGGACGAGTTCGCACTGCGCAGCCAGCAGAAGGCGGCGGCGGCGCTGGAGGCGTGCCGCTTCGGCGCCGAGCTCACGCCTGTCGAGATCGCGCAGCGTCGCGGTGATCCGGTCATCGTCGACCGGGACGAGCATCCACGGCCGGACACGACGCTGGAGGCACTCACAAAGCTGCGTCCTGCGTTCCGCAAAGACGGCACCGTGACCGCCGGCAACTCGTCGGGGCTGAACGACGGCGCTGCCGCACTGCTCGTCGTGAGCGAGTCCGCTTCGAAATCGCTCGGCCTCGAGCCGCGTGCGCGCATCGTCGCGACTGCGGTTGCCGGCGTGGAGCCGGACGCGATGGGCATGGGCCCTGTCCCCGCCACCCGCAAGGCGCTGAAGCGAGCGGGCGTCCGCTCGGCCGACCTGAAGCTCGTGGAGATCAACGAGGCGTTTGCCGCGCAGTCCATTCCCTGCGTCGAGCAGCTCGACCTCGATCCTGAAATCGTGAATGTCAACGGCGGCGCGATCGCGCTCGGCCATCCACTGGGCGCATCCGGCGCGCGCATCCTGACGACACTCGTGCACGAGCTGCAGCGGCGCGGTGGCGGATACGGGGTCGCGACGATGTGCATCGGTGTGGGCCAGGGCATTGCCACCGTTGTGGAGGTGTACTGATGCCTGAGACAACCCAGGCGACGCAGCGGATCGTCGTGGATCGCGAAGGCGCGATCGGCTGGATCCGGATCAACCGCCCCGAACGGCTGAACGCCTTCGTCGGCGACATGCGCGACCGGCTCGAGGCCGCACTCGACTGGCTCGAGCAGGACAGCGAGATCCGCTGCGTGGTGATCACCGGTGCGGGGCGCGCATTCTCGACGGGTGGCGACGTCGCCTTCATGCAGGAGCTGATCGACAGGGACGACGCGGCCTCGTTCGAGGGGCTCGTGCGGGTCGGCGCCGCAATCGTCAAGCGGATCGAGTCGATGACCAAGCCGGTGATCGCGGCGGTCAACGGTCCGGCAGCGGGCGCAGGCGCCTGCCTCGCACTCGCGTGCGACGTCCGCATCGCGAGCGAGACCGCATCACTCGGCTTCACCTTCACTCGCGTGGGACTGCACCCCGACTGGGGCGGCACCTATTTCCTCACGAAGCTGGCGGGTCTTGCCGTCGCAACGGAGGCCGTGCTGACGGGTGGACTGATGAACGCCGAACGCTGCGAGAAACTGGGCCTGTTCAACCGGGTCGTGCCCGCAGACCAGCTTGAGAACACGGCACGCAGCATGGCGGGCCAGATCGCGTCCCAGCCGAGCGGCGTCATCGCCGACGCCAAGC contains these protein-coding regions:
- a CDS encoding enoyl-CoA hydratase-related protein, whose product is MPETTQATQRIVVDREGAIGWIRINRPERLNAFVGDMRDRLEAALDWLEQDSEIRCVVITGAGRAFSTGGDVAFMQELIDRDDAASFEGLVRVGAAIVKRIESMTKPVIAAVNGPAAGAGACLALACDVRIASETASLGFTFTRVGLHPDWGGTYFLTKLAGLAVATEAVLTGGLMNAERCEKLGLFNRVVPADQLENTARSMAGQIASQPSGVIADAKRSLRASLHRALPDILELEVEAQMRAFQSPDFREGITAFIEKRAPRFNRENGRHG
- a CDS encoding enoyl-CoA hydratase/isomerase family protein, whose amino-acid sequence is MMATRMEEAQDTAQRTLVHYEAADGVAVITLDDPPANTYTYEMFQQMDAAILRARMDDDVYVIVLTGGCEKFFCAGASINMLNTVTPTFKYYFCLHANETLNRFEQTPKLVIAALNGHTVGGGMEIAMAADLRIARQGGGKIGLPEVNLGVLPGTGGTQRLTRLVGKAKAMELMVTGRTFDFEEGRQLGIINDIFEASSREDFMAKVLEYAKQFTPPNMAAKAIGNIKRSVQTGGELPFQDALAVERELQQLLFQSEDAKEGLAAYVDKRKASFKAR
- a CDS encoding TetR/AcrR family transcriptional regulator; this translates as MGEPRRTYDDKLERLLQTAAAVFAEKGYHPASIRDISRATGTSLSGLYYYFRSKEELLFLIQDHCFTTVLENLQRRLRGVSAPEERLRVLVDNHLRFFAANMNEMKVLSHEAASLSGEYRNQVNAHKKRYVELCASIMAGLSPDDSAAEHRAAALSLFGMMNWIYTWYHPERDLPVDELAAMMTRVFLGGYRENQSAAEHAIGDDAVAAPSIWRR
- a CDS encoding NfeD family protein, with protein sequence MAPNRIATRLAAGAALVLSVLAGLTWIALRPSAPDPTETGAVVYRVPVDGVIELGLAPFISRSIDEAEAAEARAVILELDTPGGRIDAAQEIVDAVRETDTPVYAYVNRRALSAGAMIALATDRIYMREGAILGAATPVDGSGDKASEKIVSVMRGEMRTLAQERGLDPRIAEAMVDEEIEIEGVVEAGKLLTLTTEEATRLGYAEEVQDLNDLLAGTGLGNAAVASTEANWAENVVRFLTHPTVAPLLLTLGFLGILFELKTPSFGLAGTVGIGSLLAFFGSRFLVGLAGWEELLLIAAGVALIALEILVIPGFGVAGIAGALALGAGIMLSMVGIASTPAEWTQAAGVLSLSLLVGILIAWALLRKLPKTGRFTSSGLMLGQSTDRESGYLSQPVRADLVGSLGVALTDLRPSGAARFGDERVDVVSDSNWISAGTPIRVVRAEGYRHVVEPVDAIAETDRPE
- a CDS encoding aldehyde dehydrogenase family protein, which gives rise to MATTQIGVERRAQDRLWIGGEWGAAAGGATFATYNPSTGAELTQVAAGEAADIDRAVAAARQAFEDPSWSRMDAADRGEILWRMADLIAARADELARLETLDNGKPLREAQIDIATAVDALRYYAGWATKLQGETIPVRGNVLNYTLREPLGVVGAIIPWNFPLVMAAWKVAPALACGNTVVLKPAEQTPLTALELAAIAQEAGLPAGVLNVVTGLGETAGAALVAHPDVDKIAFTGSTQVGKLIMREAAATLKKVSLELGGKSPNIVLADADLDAAVRGAFAGIFYNNGQCCTAGSRLLVHESVQDALLEKLVERAAKMQPGDPLDPKRRMGPVISAEQLERVVGYIEKGRAEGAELLTGGGRAQYENGWWVQPTVFRGVTEEQTIAQEEIFGPVLATIPFTDDDEAIAIANRSMYGLAAGVWTSNVKRAHRFARALHAGTIWINTYHPLDAASPFGGYKQSGFGRELGGHALELYTQVKSVWVDLS
- a CDS encoding acetyl-CoA C-acyltransferase — its product is MSRQAYIIDAVRTPVGRHGGALARVRPDDLAAVPLRALVARTGIDPTAIEDVLLGCANQAGEDNRNVARMASLLAGYPIEVAGQTINRLCGSGLQAVNSAQQAIAADAGDVFVAGGVESMSRAPYVMLKPEEGFARGAPAVADTVLGWRFTNPLFPKNYTIALGETAEVVAERCGVTREAQDEFALRSQQKAAAALEACRFGAELTPVEIAQRRGDPVIVDRDEHPRPDTTLEALTKLRPAFRKDGTVTAGNSSGLNDGAAALLVVSESASKSLGLEPRARIVATAVAGVEPDAMGMGPVPATRKALKRAGVRSADLKLVEINEAFAAQSIPCVEQLDLDPEIVNVNGGAIALGHPLGASGARILTTLVHELQRRGGGYGVATMCIGVGQGIATVVEVY